In Hemicordylus capensis ecotype Gifberg chromosome 3, rHemCap1.1.pri, whole genome shotgun sequence, one DNA window encodes the following:
- the IGSF5 gene encoding immunoglobulin superfamily member 5 isoform X2, whose protein sequence is MGRLQERIWVLSSLLTFLTDPGFGYSIIQGPHNLTILAGSVARFNCTVSEGWSVLIWLHNEWPQLTVENSGKVLNQDKRYSQQNYTSGTEFTSELMIYDVQPKDSGRIACSLLGNNYEYAFLSVQVESNDSWRTRTIILAVVLPIVGLLLLILIILLIICCCKKRKESNYEKEMRKVPEKKVNDRHLEIMRESGIENYGYSPEKPKNTEQMRRAPTSSPDNSSFYGSGQDLEVNPELEVPYDGHDDTVLPPRITAYPVNPRKIRNLTLV, encoded by the exons ATCCTGGATTTGGCTATTCCATCATACAAGGCCCCCATAATCTAACCATTCTAGCTGGTTCAGTGGCCCGATTTAATTGTACAGTATCAGAGGGATGGTCAGTTTTGATATGGCTTCATAATGAATGGCCTCAGCTGACTGTAGAAAATTCTGGAAAAGTCCTTAACCAAGATAAGAGATACAGTCAGCAAAATTATACCAGTGGCACTGAATTTACCTCAGAGTTGATGATCTATGATGTCCAGCCAAAAGATTCTGGAAGAATAGCATGCAGCCTTCTGGGTAACAACTATGAATATGCATTTCTTTCTGTTCAAG TAGAATCTAATGACAGCTGGCGAACCCGAAcaataatattagcagttgtgTTACCAATTGTTGGCTTACTGCTTCTGATCCTTATTATTCTGCTCATTATATGCTGCTGCAAAAAAAGGAAAG AGTCCAACTATGAAAAGGAAATGAG AAAGGTTCCAGAGAAGAAAGTCAATGACAGACATTTGGAGATAATGAGAGAAAGTGGAATAGAAAATTATGGCTACAGTCCAGAGAAACCAAAGAACACCGAACAAATGAGAA GAGCTCCCACTTCCTCCCCTGATAACTCTAGCTTTTATGGTTCAGGACAAGATTTAGAAGTGAATCCAGAATTGGAG GTCCCATATGATGGACATGACGACACAGTACTCCCACCAAGAATTACTGCTTACCCAGTCAATCCAAGAAAAATCCGGAATTTGACACTTGTATAG
- the IGSF5 gene encoding immunoglobulin superfamily member 5 isoform X1, which translates to MGRLQERIWVLSSLLTFLTDPGFGYSIIQGPHNLTILAGSVARFNCTVSEGWSVLIWLHNEWPQLTVENSGKVLNQDKRYSQQNYTSGTEFTSELMIYDVQPKDSGRIACSLLGNNYEYAFLSVQVNGSLNIKNSDLTVRKNQSIAIVCEALGWAPAPRIAWMVNNISVENSRYSTSQSQGLNDLYNEESILTLTPVSNSTVTCLATIDALSKPQNATVTLVLHEPSTIESNDSWRTRTIILAVVLPIVGLLLLILIILLIICCCKKRKESNYEKEMRKVPEKKVNDRHLEIMRESGIENYGYSPEKPKNTEQMRRAPTSSPDNSSFYGSGQDLEVNPELEVPYDGHDDTVLPPRITAYPVNPRKIRNLTLV; encoded by the exons ATCCTGGATTTGGCTATTCCATCATACAAGGCCCCCATAATCTAACCATTCTAGCTGGTTCAGTGGCCCGATTTAATTGTACAGTATCAGAGGGATGGTCAGTTTTGATATGGCTTCATAATGAATGGCCTCAGCTGACTGTAGAAAATTCTGGAAAAGTCCTTAACCAAGATAAGAGATACAGTCAGCAAAATTATACCAGTGGCACTGAATTTACCTCAGAGTTGATGATCTATGATGTCCAGCCAAAAGATTCTGGAAGAATAGCATGCAGCCTTCTGGGTAACAACTATGAATATGCATTTCTTTCTGTTCAAG TTAATGGATCTTTGAATATCAAAAATAGCGACTTGACAGTGAGAAAGAACCAATCCATTGCAATAGTTTGTGAAGCTCTTGGCTGGGCTCCAGCTCCACGCATTGCCTGGATGGTAAATAATATTTCAGTAGAGAATTCACGGTACAGTACTAGCCAGAGTCAAGGACTGAATGATTTGTACAATGAAGAGAGCATCTTAACTCTGACTCCAGTGAGCAACAGCACAGTGACTTGCTTAGCAACCATTGATGCACTGTCTAAACCTCAGAATGCAACTGTGACTCTTGTACTGCATGAACCTTCAACAA TAGAATCTAATGACAGCTGGCGAACCCGAAcaataatattagcagttgtgTTACCAATTGTTGGCTTACTGCTTCTGATCCTTATTATTCTGCTCATTATATGCTGCTGCAAAAAAAGGAAAG AGTCCAACTATGAAAAGGAAATGAG AAAGGTTCCAGAGAAGAAAGTCAATGACAGACATTTGGAGATAATGAGAGAAAGTGGAATAGAAAATTATGGCTACAGTCCAGAGAAACCAAAGAACACCGAACAAATGAGAA GAGCTCCCACTTCCTCCCCTGATAACTCTAGCTTTTATGGTTCAGGACAAGATTTAGAAGTGAATCCAGAATTGGAG GTCCCATATGATGGACATGACGACACAGTACTCCCACCAAGAATTACTGCTTACCCAGTCAATCCAAGAAAAATCCGGAATTTGACACTTGTATAG